Genomic DNA from Shouchella patagoniensis:
TCCGGTGGCAATGGCAAAGAGGTCACACCCGTTCCCATGCCGAACACGGCCGTTAAGCTCTTTTGCGTCGATGGTAGTTGGGGGCTTCCCCCTGTGAGAGTAGAACGTTGCCGGACTTACATAATTTGTTCCACAGTAGCTCAGTGGTAGAGCTATCGGCTGTTAACCGATCGGTCGCAGGTTCGAATCCTGCCTGTGGAGCCATTACCACGGAGAGCTGTCCGAGCTGGCCGAAGGAGCACGATTGGAAATCGTGTAGGCGGTGTAAAACCGTCTCGAGGGTTCGAATCCCTCGCTCTCCGCCAGATATTATTTATACATAGCATATACAGCATAAAAAATAACAAAGGCCCGTTGGTCAAGCGGTTAAGACACCGCCCTTTCACGGCGGTATCACGGGTTCGAATCCCGTACGGGTCACCATAAATGGAGGATTAGCTCAGCTGGGAGAGCACCTGCCTTACAAGCAGGGGGTCGGCGGTTCGATCCCGTCATCCTCCACCATAAAAAATATATTATAACGTCGCGGGGTGGAGCAGTCTGGTAGCTCGTCGGGCTCATAACCCGAAGGTCGGTGGTTCAAATCCGCCCCCCGCAACCAAATTAAATTCTTATTATAATGGTCCGGTAGTTCAGTTGGTTAGAATGCCTGCCTGTCACGCAGGAGGTCGCGGGTTCGAGTCCCGTCCGGACCGCCATTTTAATAAGGCTCAGTAGCTCAGTTGGTAGAGCAACGGACTGAAAATCCGTGTGTCGGCGGTTCGATTCCGTCCTGAGCCACCATGATTATTGGTTATTTGCCGGTCTAGCTCAATTGGTAGAGCAACTGACTTGTAATCAGTAGGTTGGGGGTTCAAGTCCTCTGGCCGGCACCACTTATCAAAAAAGTTGTTGACAAAATCTCCAATATTGTATATGATAAGTATTGTCTTTTCAAGTGGAGGGGTAGCGAAGTGGCTAAACGCGGCGGACTGTAAATCCGCTCCCTCCGGGTTCGGCGGTTCGAATCCGTCCCCCTCCACCATTTTTAAAGGGGTATAGTTTAATGGTAAAACGAAGGTCTCCAAAACCTTTGATGTGGGTTCAATTCCTACTACCCCTGCCAATTTATTTTATAAAAAGTATATATTAATATGGCGGTTGTGGCGAAGTGGTTAACGCACCGGATTGTGATTCCGGCATTCGTGGGTTCAATTCCCATCAGCCGCCCCATTTTATTGGGCTATAGCCAAGCGGTAAGGCAACGGATTTTGATTCCGTCATTCCCTGGTTCGATCCCAGGTAGCCCAGTCATATGCGGAAGTAGTTCAGTGGTAGAACATCACCTTGCCAAGGTGGGGGTCGCGGGTTCGAATCCCGTCTTCCGCTCTTCTATTGAGGCGGCATAGCCAAGTGGTAAGGCACGGGTCTGCAAAACCCTTATCACCGGTTCAAATCCGGTTGCCGCCTCCAAACAACTTAATAAGATGTTATCATTATAGTTCTTATATATGCCGGGGTGGTGGAATTGGCAGACACACAGGACTTAAAATCCTGCGGTAGGTGACTACCGTGCCGGTTCAAGTCCGGCCCTCGGCACCATTTTGATACATTAATTATTTGCGCCCGTAGCTCAATTGGATAGAGTACTTGACTACGAATCAAGCGGTTAGAGGTTCGACTCCTCTCGGGCGCGTCTAAAAAAACTAGCTATTATATAGCTGGTTTTTTTGTTTTTTTTATAATCGCTCTCTTTATAAACTAACTGCACTTATTAAGGGCAGATTTTTAAGTGGGAGAGTGATGTTTTATGAGTAATCAACAAATAAACAATGAAACTGAATTTCTAGATATGAAGGAGAATTTACAACAAATTGAAGCGGCCCGTGTTGTTTACATTGATGATTTTATTCCGGAAGGGGAAGAGGAATCCGATCAAACTAGTTATTTTGAACAGGCTCTTGGGACAGGGAATGTTAAACTTATTTTAGGGCCTAAGCGTTATTATGCAACAGTTAAACTACCAAGCCGTACAATCATAGAAGGTCAAGGGATGGAGTTAACTACAATTCAGACGCCTAATAATGCACCTGATTTCGAATGGACCGTTTCTGTAAAAGATAAGGAAAACGGAGCGGAATATATTGTTGTTAGGGATTTGAGTTTAGATGGTAACCGAAGAAGAGGTTCTGAACCAGCGGGGGGAAGCCGTTCTAGTTGTTTGACCTATCACGGTGTTAAGTATGGCTGGGTGAGTAATGTTTTTGCTTACAACAGTTCACTGCATGGTTTCGATGTTACTTCAACAGGTCTTGATTATCACTATGGCGGAGATGGAACGGTTGATACTGGCCCATCACAATATGTATGGATTGATTCATGTAAGGCAACTGATTGGATTGACGATGGGTTTACTACACATCATAGCGAATTTATTACGATTTCTAATTGTTATGCATATGATCCTAATAACAGAGGAAATTGCAACGCGATCGAAATTGATGATGGTAGTCGCCATGTGATGTTAACAAACAATTACTCTAAAGGTTGTTACGGGGGTATTGAAGTAAAGGCACATGCTAATTCTAGTGCTGCAAGTAATGTTCATATTATGGGTCACATCTCGCGGGAAGATACGCGAAGCTATAACTTCCGCCATATTGGTCATCATACGGCTGATGATCCTGATTCTACAACCGCGTTTCATTTAACGGCAACAAACTTAGTTTCGCTCCACCCGAACAATAAGAAGGGATTTCAAAATAATACAGATCCTCGTGCTTTGGTTATTAGTGCTTATACAAACGTGAGCATTACTAATTTTACGGCAATTGGAGATTTGGATTATAATTTCGGCAATACACCAGTAGTGGCAATTCAATATAAAGCGAAGAACGTTTCTTTAAATGGCTTTAATATCAGCCAGTTTAATAATGCGAGTGATGCGATTATTGTGTTTGGAGGAGGTAACAGAGGCGATCAAATCTCCTTAAGCAATATTAATATTTACGATACAGGTGTAAATAATGGGATTTATATTGGAAGTGGACATGGCAAAGTAACGATTGCAAACGTAAATGCGATCAATTCAAAAGGGGAGGGCAGCAATGCTGTAGAAACCGCAACCAATTCAGTTAATATTAGTGGCATTTCTACTACAGGATATCAGAATGCGGTTCGAAGTGCAGGTGTTAATTACGTAGAGCCTATTACCGTTATTAAGGGAGGAGCTCGGATCGCATCAAGCACTGGAGAACCAACTCATGATCAATCAATCATTTTATCAAGTACGTCTTCACCGACAGCATCAGGATCAAAAACAATTGTTGCAGCATCATCCAACTCACACGCTGAAGGAGAAGGGTCAGTTGTTTTGGGAAGTGCAGGTAACTCTAGAGCAAGAGGACCTCGTAGTAGCATTATTAGCTCCAGTGGTGCCTCTGCAGGCCAACCAAATGGTTGTTTTGGGTCGATGGTATTAGCAAGTAATCTAACGGTCAATCCAGAAAGCTATTCTGTTGTTGGTGGTTACGGAGCTTCAGGAAATGCGAGCAGCGCAAATCGAAAGTGGGAACTAAATAGTCGCACCGGTGGAGTAACCGCGGTAGGGCAATTTTCTGGTGGTAGTAGTTTTTCAGATTACGCTGAGTTCTTTGAGAGCATGAATGGGGACTCAATTGAGACAGGTATGCTTGTTACTCTTGATGAAGATAAAATACGACTAGCTGAAAATGGAGATGATATTCTTGGTGTTATTTCTGAGACAGCAGCTGTTGTATTAGGTAGTGCAGCTTATCACTGGCAAGGGAGATTTTTAACAAATGAGTTTGGCGGAAAAGTATATGAACCTCAATCTGTACGGACGTATGATGTTGACGAAGAAGGAAATACACTTACTACGTACTCAGAGGAAGTAGTTCACTTGCCGTTAGAGAACCCAAAATATGATCCAAGCTATGAATATAAAGCTCGTAGTGAACGACCAGAATGGAATATCGTTGGTCTAACGGGCCAAGTGTTTGTTCGTGTAAATGAAGACGTACAAGCTGGTGATTGGTTAGCAGCTAAATCAGGAATTGGTGTACCGGCGACGCAAGGGAATGTTAAAGCGATGCGAATGACAAAAGCATATGATGAAGCTGATGGATATGGCATTGCCCTTTGTTTTATAAAATAAACGTTTAATAGGGGGAAGCGAAGAGCTGTTCAATATAGCTTTTCGGTTTTTTATAATAAAAAACAACTATTTAAATGAAAACTATTGACGTTATGATAAGTACATGGTATATTAGTTCTTGTCAGTTGGTGATTACAACAAAGTCATTAGCAACTACATATGCCGGTGTGGCGGAATTGGCAGACGCGCACGACTCAAAATCGTGTTCCTCTGGAGTGCCGGTTCGACCCCGGCCACCGGTATCCTTTAAGTCAATTGTGGCGGTCTCTAGCGGAAGTTAGGGATCGCTTTTTTGCGTACAATCTGACGTAAAATAGTCGTGTGCCTACCGTCTCTCTTTAAGCGAAAAGGGGAGGCGGTTTTTTGTCGTCTAGGCGTAGAAACGTTTTAATCGGTCATGAACTCGATATCGTCGAACAAACTTTAACCAGCGCGGTTTTATCGTACGACAAAGCGCTCGATTTATTTATTGCGGACGCGAAAAGGAAGGCTCTACGTGATTTTACGATTGTTTATTATCGTAGAGAATGTAACGATTTTCGCGGGTATCTCGTTCAACAAGAGCACGATTTATTTATACATGAGGTTACGCGAGAAATTATAAATAACTACGTTGAGGATATGCAGATGGTACGGAAATTAAAAGCTGCCACTATAAATACGAAGCTAAGGTCGATCAGAGCATTCTTCGGGTGGCTCTATAAAAGTAAGTATATCGTCAGTAACCCTATGGAAAGGTACCCGTTAATGCGCGAAAGGACGGGGAAGGTAGAAACTTTCTCTCTTAAACAATTAAAGCAATTGTTGAACGCGCCGGATAGAAGAACCTTTACAGGCCAAAGAGACTACACGTTCTTACTCTTACTACTAGAGACAGGGATACGCTTAAACGAAGCTGCTGGAATATTAGTAGAGGACGTCAAGTTAAGCGAGGGTCAAATTTTTATACGTAATACTAAGAATCACTTTCACAGATATGTACCTATTCAAGCCAAAATGAAAGAGCAGCTAAGAAGGTATTTAAAATTAAGGGGGTCGTGCGAGACTGAGCACTTGTTTGTAACTATTGATGAAACTCAACTGAAAAGAGGGGCAATGCAAAAGATCGTAGCTCATTACGGAGAGAAAGCAAAAATTAAAGGCGTAAGATGCTCTCCTCATACTATGCGTCATACATTCGCGAAAATGTGTGTAATGAATGGTGCCGGTATATTCGAGTTACAGAAAATACTAGGACACTCAACTATGGAAATGGTAAGAGTTTACGTCAACTTGTATTCAAGCGAAGTGAATGATAAGCATAAAAGTTTTTCGCCATTAAACAATTTGTAAACAAAAAAAAGAGGCGCACCCTTAATGCTAGTTGTTGGAGCAACTGGCGGGCACACACTCTCATAATCGTTCTTTTATTGTATCAATTTTTAAAAATTAGGTCAATAGAAGTTTATTAAGTGATGCTATTTTTAGGAAGCGCCCTCGCCCGGAGGGATACGAATGTACATAACGAAGCTAAAAGATTACGCAACCCACGCGGACGTGGCGGAACTCAACACGACCATTTACGCGGCACTAGATGACCAAACGTTACCACTAAACGCGACCGATCACGCTTTACTACGTCTTCTCGGCGGCCACTCCTGTCGCGTACCTGGCGTAAGTTGGCTGCGAGTCGATACGATGGCGCGGATAATGGAGCGTTCAGATCGG
This window encodes:
- a CDS encoding peptidase G2 autoproteolytic cleavage domain-containing protein — encoded protein: MSNQQINNETEFLDMKENLQQIEAARVVYIDDFIPEGEEESDQTSYFEQALGTGNVKLILGPKRYYATVKLPSRTIIEGQGMELTTIQTPNNAPDFEWTVSVKDKENGAEYIVVRDLSLDGNRRRGSEPAGGSRSSCLTYHGVKYGWVSNVFAYNSSLHGFDVTSTGLDYHYGGDGTVDTGPSQYVWIDSCKATDWIDDGFTTHHSEFITISNCYAYDPNNRGNCNAIEIDDGSRHVMLTNNYSKGCYGGIEVKAHANSSAASNVHIMGHISREDTRSYNFRHIGHHTADDPDSTTAFHLTATNLVSLHPNNKKGFQNNTDPRALVISAYTNVSITNFTAIGDLDYNFGNTPVVAIQYKAKNVSLNGFNISQFNNASDAIIVFGGGNRGDQISLSNINIYDTGVNNGIYIGSGHGKVTIANVNAINSKGEGSNAVETATNSVNISGISTTGYQNAVRSAGVNYVEPITVIKGGARIASSTGEPTHDQSIILSSTSSPTASGSKTIVAASSNSHAEGEGSVVLGSAGNSRARGPRSSIISSSGASAGQPNGCFGSMVLASNLTVNPESYSVVGGYGASGNASSANRKWELNSRTGGVTAVGQFSGGSSFSDYAEFFESMNGDSIETGMLVTLDEDKIRLAENGDDILGVISETAAVVLGSAAYHWQGRFLTNEFGGKVYEPQSVRTYDVDEEGNTLTTYSEEVVHLPLENPKYDPSYEYKARSERPEWNIVGLTGQVFVRVNEDVQAGDWLAAKSGIGVPATQGNVKAMRMTKAYDEADGYGIALCFIK
- a CDS encoding tyrosine-type recombinase/integrase — translated: MSSRRRNVLIGHELDIVEQTLTSAVLSYDKALDLFIADAKRKALRDFTIVYYRRECNDFRGYLVQQEHDLFIHEVTREIINNYVEDMQMVRKLKAATINTKLRSIRAFFGWLYKSKYIVSNPMERYPLMRERTGKVETFSLKQLKQLLNAPDRRTFTGQRDYTFLLLLLETGIRLNEAAGILVEDVKLSEGQIFIRNTKNHFHRYVPIQAKMKEQLRRYLKLRGSCETEHLFVTIDETQLKRGAMQKIVAHYGEKAKIKGVRCSPHTMRHTFAKMCVMNGAGIFELQKILGHSTMEMVRVYVNLYSSEVNDKHKSFSPLNNL